Proteins from one Loktanella sp. M215 genomic window:
- a CDS encoding (2Fe-2S)-binding protein, which translates to MKVSMRVNGRAVSGDVEGRTLLVDFLRQDLHLTGTHVGCDTSQCGACTVHVDGLQVKACSMFAVEADGAEVATIEGVAAADGTLSAIQQAFQDHHGLQCGFCTPGMVMAAASLLKENPRPSEAEVRHHLEGNICRCTGYHNIVKAIMAASGQEMPALAAE; encoded by the coding sequence ATGAAAGTTTCGATGAGAGTGAACGGGCGTGCGGTGTCTGGTGATGTTGAGGGCCGGACGTTGCTGGTGGATTTCCTGCGTCAGGATCTGCATCTGACGGGGACGCATGTGGGGTGCGACACGTCGCAGTGCGGGGCGTGCACGGTGCATGTGGACGGGTTGCAGGTGAAGGCCTGCAGCATGTTCGCGGTGGAGGCGGACGGGGCGGAGGTGGCCACGATCGAGGGGGTGGCTGCGGCTGACGGGACGCTGTCTGCGATCCAGCAGGCGTTCCAGGATCACCACGGGCTGCAGTGCGGGTTCTGCACGCCGGGGATGGTGATGGCGGCGGCAAGCCTGCTGAAGGAGAACCCCAGGCCCAGCGAGGCGGAGGTGCGGCACCACCTGGAGGGCAACATCTGCCGCTGCACGGGCTACCATAACATCGTGAAGGCGATCATGGCGGCGTCGGGGCAGGAGATGCCGGCGCTGGCGGCGGAGTGA
- a CDS encoding CoxG family protein, whose product MELKDEREIAAAPEVVWAALLDADVLRRCVPGCTQMEGSPEAGFTATVVQKVGPVKATFLGEVTLSAMTPPQSLTITGAGKGGPAGFASGGADVVLTPNGAGTTLAYVVNAKVGGKMAQLGSRIIDGFARKMADQFFDDFKAVVEGVDAADAPAPDAPEAEKKGWVKRLIGSKD is encoded by the coding sequence GGCGGCGCCGGAGGTGGTGTGGGCGGCTTTGCTGGATGCTGATGTGCTGCGGCGGTGCGTGCCGGGCTGCACGCAGATGGAGGGATCGCCGGAGGCGGGCTTTACCGCGACGGTGGTGCAGAAGGTGGGTCCTGTGAAGGCCACGTTTCTGGGCGAGGTGACGCTGTCGGCGATGACGCCGCCGCAGAGCCTGACGATCACGGGGGCGGGCAAGGGCGGGCCTGCGGGCTTTGCGTCGGGCGGGGCGGATGTGGTGCTGACGCCGAACGGGGCGGGCACGACGCTGGCCTACGTGGTGAACGCCAAGGTCGGCGGCAAGATGGCGCAGCTGGGCAGCCGGATCATCGACGGCTTCGCGCGCAAGATGGCGGACCAGTTCTTTGACGACTTCAAGGCGGTGGTCGAGGGCGTCGATGCGGCCGATGCGCCGGCACCGGATGCGCCTGAGGCGGAGAAGAAGGGCTGGGTCAAGCGGCTGATCGGCTCGAAGGACTGA